A genome region from Purpureocillium takamizusanense chromosome 8, complete sequence includes the following:
- a CDS encoding uncharacterized protein (COG:E~EggNog:ENOG503P7N9): MPLINGQKMACEPCIRGHRSTKCTHANERLMVPVRKPGRPLSSCPHPSSRPCSCAAVTAAIPRKQKCRCGTSDAAPAEVKGDQDVTSRDLTPPSPSKAASAAFRVQKQGSRGASSRKQSIDVAGLERMDASQINILSAYAAGMQRPATGSNGQTTPIAEVPMYAGLGLSPVEGSFSSDHGMYPVFQYPMQSPMVGPAASNSAPNGHVGGATMSRPATSNGTSTNGGGCCGGGANDIKSEPAPQQMASQLSTANDMETTKTKSCCSAPQAAPRTASPPPSSLSSPPLNHPAQFNGIMMQAYQPLMAMPNSMYPYFSQPTIFNYPPQFGSFLQPLQPDQWRQLMATMNVGQSVASNGLALPTAGAVQPPSVPNSASWTSHQCSCGDSCQCIGCAAHPYNEATQNYVRSAWNTMMDDGQKMQAHHGGHVNHTNGHHERSGSRASNGIATPVTAQADGTISPPAPQTPSDAPSGGSEEQTLSAHDFFFVSYPFGEACAGETSSCPCGDDCQCIGCVIHNNPGPGETREHASL, translated from the exons ATGCCCCTCATCAACGGGCAAAAGATGGCCTG CGAGCCCTGCATCCGTGGCCATCGGTCTACAAAATGCACACACGCCAACGAGCGGCTGATGGTTCCTGTTCGCAAACCGGGCCGGCCCTTGAGCTCATGTCCACacccgtcgtctcgccctTGCTCGTGCGCTGCCGTCACGGCAGCCATCCCGCGGAAGCAAAAGTGTCGCTGTGGGACGTCggacgccgcgccggccgaggtgAAAGGCGACCAGGATGTTACCAGCCGCGACCTCACTCCACCGAGCCCGTCCAAAGCTGCGAGCGCGGCTTTCCGCGTTCAGAAGCAGGGCTCAAGAGGCGCGTCGAGCAGAAAGCAGTCCATCGACGTTGCAGGTCTAGAAAGGATGGACGCAAGCCAAATTAACATTTTGTCCGCGTATGCTGCTGGCATGCAACGTCCTGCGACAGGATCCAACGGCCAGACGACACCGATAGCAGAGGTACCCATGTACGCTGGCTTGGGGTTGAGCCCTGTGGAGGGATCATTCAGTTCTGATCACGGCATGTATCCCGTATTTCAGTATCCGATGCAGTCGCCCATGGTGGGCCCAGCTGCCTCCAACTCGGCACCTAACGGCCACGTTGGAGGAGCGACTATGAGCAGGCCGGCCACTTCGAACGGAACTTCCACAAACGGTGGTGgatgctgcggcggtggcgcgaACGACATCAAGTCGGAGCCTGCACCCCAGCAGATGGCGTCTCAACTATCGACTGCGAACGACATGGAGACCACCAAGACCAAGAGCTGTTGCTCAGCACCCCAAGCTGCTCCGAGGactgcatcgccgccaccttcATCCTTGTCCTCGCCACCACTCAACCACCCAGCGCAATTCAACGGCATTATGATGCAGGCGTACCAGCCTCTGATGGCCATGCCCAATAGCATGTACCCATACTTCTCTCAGCCCACGATATTCAACTATCCGCCGCAGTTTGGGTCGTTCCTTCAACCCTTGCAGCCCGATCAATGGAGGCAACTTATGGCTACGATGAACGTGGGGCAGTCCGTGGCATCGAACGGCCTCGCGTTACCCACGGCTGGGGCTGTTCAACCCCCCAGCGTGCCCAACAGCGCGTCGTGGACATCCCACCAGTGCAGCTGCGGCGACTCTTGCCAGTGCATAGGGTGTGCGGCGCATCCTTACAACGAGGCCACGCAAAACTACGTCCGCTCGGCGTGGAACACTatgatggatgatgggcAAAAAATGCAGGCCCATCATGGCGGGCATGTGAACCATACAAACGGCCACCACGAGCGCTCGGGCAGTCGGGCCTCCAACGGAATTGCAACGCCAGTCACGGCACAAGCAGACGGCACAATCTCGCCTCCGGCACCTCAAACGCCATCAGACGCACCGTCAGGTGGTAGCGAGGAACAGACGCTTTCAGCACACGACTTCTTCTTCGTATCGTACCCATTCGGGGAGGCTTGCGCCGGCGAAACTTCCAGCTGTCCGTGCGGCGATGATTGCCAGTGCATCGGATGCGTGATCCACAATAATCCCGGTCCCGGGGAGACGAGAGAACATGCATCTCTGTGA
- a CDS encoding uncharacterized protein (EggNog:ENOG503NY6C): MPRSQAERRAYSGDEGSGQSRRAHHFKDGSDEDHGRRRSRSPDRKRRRTADERRRSASPDTDARDSRHHRHHRRHHHRKERTGGGGTGNIAAEAELPFSARRLGKSDLQTFEPLFVHYLAVQKQKEAEDMDEREFRGRWKSFVGKWNRGELAEGWYDPDMFTRIAALGPVRGPASAEVEEPAAHAQRRIPTEEMDDYRDDSRGTRSAGDADEDGEDYGPTLPLADARRRAGAQVPSLQDLSLRNEMIEESRAADRESLRAARKADRALQKERLEDLAPRAEPGTRERRLEKRREVNDKMRQFRDKSPDGGGGAENEQEVMGGGDSLDEYKRAKEREQKRKSERQIRREEMERARREEMEARRRAWQEREDGTVSMLRELAKQRFG, encoded by the coding sequence atgCCGAGGTCACAggcggagaggagggcgTACTCGGGAGACGAGGGCTCTGGCCAAAGCCGCCGAGCGCATCACTTTAAGGATGGATCCGATGAGGACCATGGAAGGAGGCGGTCTCGCTCACCCGACCGCAAGAGACGCAGGACGGCAGACGAGCGGAGACGGAGCGCGTCGCCGGACACGGACGCCAGAGACTCTCgacaccaccgtcaccatcgtcgccatcatcaccggaAAGAAAGaacggggggcggcggcacaggcAATATCGCAGCAGAGGCGGAGCTCCCATTCTCGGCGCGTCGGCTGGGGAAGTCGGACCTGCAGACGTTTGAGCCGCTGTTCGTGCACTATCTCGCCGTGCAGAAACAAAAGGAGGCTgaggacatggacgagcGCGAGTTTAGGGGCCGGTGGAAGAGTTTCGTGGGCAAGTGGAACAGGGGCGAGCTCGCGGAGGGGTGGTACGACCCCGACATGTTCACGCGGATTGCGGCACTTGGCCCGGTGCGAGGTCCCGCCTCTGCGGAGGTGGAAGAGCCTGCAGCCCATGCTCAACGGAGAATTCCTACGGAGGAAATGGACGACTACAGGGACGATTCGAGAGGGACGCGAAGCGCGGGCGAtgctgacgaggacggtgaAGACTACGGGCCGACATTGCCTCTGGCGGACGCACGACGCCGGGCCGGCGCCCAGgtgccgtcgctgcaggACCTCTCGCTGCGCAACGAAATGATCGAGGAGTCGAGGGCCGCGGACCGCGAGTCgctccgggcggcgcgcaaggccgacCGCGCGCTGCAAAAGGAGCGCCTCGAAGAcctcgcgccgcgggcggagCCGGGCacgcgggagcggcggctggagaAGCGGCGCGAGGTCAACGACAAGATGCGGCAGTTCCGGGACAAGAGcccggacggcggcggcggcgcggagaaCGAGCAGGaggtcatgggcggcggagacTCGCTCGACGAGTACAAGCGGGCCAAGGAGCGGGAGCAGAAGCGCAAGTCGGAGCGGCAGATCAGGCgggaggagatggagcgggcgcgcagggaggagatggaggcgcggaggagggcgtGGCAGGAGAGGGAGGACGGGACGGTGAGCATgctgcgggagctggcgAAGCAGCGGTTTGGGTAA
- the EFM7_1 gene encoding Nicotinamide N-methyltransferase (EggNog:ENOG503NY5F~COG:S), with amino-acid sequence MDDYGTAALMEDPDDFYPPSPPPTKQVFTMQSGRAVTLHLVGHSPTEAHHLWNGAKFISDYLEDDPAGRVRGKAVLELGAAAGLPSLAAAVLGARRVVMTDFPDPDLVANMQKNIDECDAAVEPRGSVAARVHAMGFVWGADPAPLLARLAADASSDEDAGAGTGAGTGAVPPASEAASVAVAAAAAGEEQEGHKEEQRFDVLVLADLLFRHSEHGALVKTIKETMARDGAAYVFFTSYRPWKQDLDMRFFDVARDAGLSVEQVSERKLEKPLFDNDPGDLDVQKTVKGFVVRWADDDDDAATGP; translated from the coding sequence atggacgactacggcacggcggccctTATGGAGGACCCAGACGACTTCTacccgccctcgccaccgccgacgaagcaAGTCTTCACCATGCAGAGCGGCCGGGCCGTGACGCTGCACCTCGTGGGCCACAGCCCGACCGAGGCCCACCACCTCTGGAACGGGGCCAAGTTCATCTCCGACtacctcgaggacgacccGGCCGGGCGCGTGCGCGGCAAGGCCGTGctggagctcggcgccgcggccggcctgccctcgctcgcggccgccgtcctggGCGCGCGCAGGGTCGTCATGACCGACTTCCCGGACCCGGACCTCGTGGCCAACATGCAGAAGAACATTGACGAgtgcgacgccgccgtcgagccccggggcagcgtcgccgcgagGGTGCACGCCATGGGGTTCGTCTGGGGGGCGGacccggcgccgctgctcgcccgactcgccgccgacgcctcgtcAGACGAggatgctggtgctggtaCTGGTGCTGGTACTGGTGCTGTTCCCCCGGCATCGGAGGCTGCAtcagtagcagtagcagcagcagcagccggagaggagcaggaggggcacaaggaggagcagaggttcgacgtgctcgtcctcgccgacctgctcTTCCGGCACTCGGAGCACGGGGCGCTGGTCAAGACCATCAAGGAGACCATGGCCAGAGATGGCGCCGCGTACGTCTTCTTCACGTCGTACCGGCCCTGGAAGCAGGACCTCGACATGCGCTTCTTCGACGTGGCCCGGGACGCGGGCCTCTCGGTGGAGCAGGTCTCGGAAAGGAAGTTGGAGAAGCCCCTCTTCGACAACGACCcgggcgacctcgacgtgcAAAAGACCGTCAAGGGCTTCGTCGTCCgctgggccgacgacgacgacgacgccgctaCTGGACCATAG
- the EFM7_2 gene encoding Nicotinamide N-methyltransferase (COG:S~EggNog:ENOG503Q5VS), producing the protein MPAAKANSYLADLERDGFVVVKSIVSQEKLEALREASLKVEKLARSGQWPHIRTVGKQFPPWEWNPEKGIWGVQHLMNPDMPGNDIYTSLYFSDEVLSIVRELLQCDDEHLVMELFNMLVRPDGHFELRWHRDDIPAEATPEEEMERLGRPAFHAQYNFALWEDDSLVLVPGSHKRARTETERNADPFEKVLPDQLIVKLEPGDIAFYNNNILHRGVYDHTKDRMTLHGSVGHSGGSTLRARNVLQHGIGSYVDKVDFSKLSDAERERAEAMRKRLVKLGSEAGDVGYSLQG; encoded by the coding sequence atgcccGCCGCAAAGGCCAACTCGtacctcgccgacctggagcgcgacggcttcgtcgtcgtcaagtcCATCGTCAGccaggagaagctcgaggccctgcgcgaggccagcctcaaggtcgagaagctcgcccgcagcggccAGTGGCCTCACATCCGCACCGTCGGCAAGCAGTTCCCGCCCTGGGAATGGAACCCCGAAAAGGGCATCTGGGGCGTCCAGCACCTCATGAACCCTGACATGCCCGGCAACGACATCTACACCAGCCTCTACTTCTCCGACGAGGTCCTCAGCATCGTCCGCGAGCTGCTTCagtgcgacgacgagcacctcgTCATGGAGCTCTTCAACATGCTCGTccgccccgacggccacTTCGAGCTGAGGTGGcaccgcgacgacatccccgccgaggccacccccgaggaggagatggagcgTCTGGGCCGCCCGGCCTTCCACGCCCAGTACAACTTTGCCCTGTGGGAGGACGActccctcgtcctcgtgccCGGCTCCCacaagcgcgcgcgcaccgaGACGGAGCGCAACGCCGACCCCTTCGAGAAGGTCCTGCCCGACCAGCTCATCGTCAAGCTCGAGCCCGGCGACATTGCCTTttacaacaacaacatcctGCACCGTGGCGTCTACGACCACACCAAGGACCGCATGACCCTGCACGGCTCGGTGGGCCACTCAGGTGGCAGCACGCTTCGCGCGCGCAACGTCCTCCAGCACGGCATCGGCTCCTATGTCGACAAGGTCGACTTTTCCAAGctcagcgacgccgagcgtgagcgcgccgaggccatgcgCAAGCGACTGGTCAAGCTGGGATCGgaagccggcgacgtcggTTATTCGCTTCAGGGttag
- a CDS encoding uncharacterized protein (COG:S~EggNog:ENOG503NWNW) produces the protein MLPIHHSLEGSPPHATAATLLVGEPGQSRDQKPKTLPCKYCNKRFRRVEHVQRHERTHTKEKPFACGWDRCGKTFGRRDLLVRHEKLVHLNDGTKENNNRPRKLSSGASNHKPSLSDGNVDTESGGLHQASSARPLPPPPQHQTSTVQQQHYHHGPPSQNGAPGPNPNDPRGTPRSAACNLDVLSDAALATEVSMPAMMGEMGQHHTGHVPMKGFGETIGSFVERPRDDQQQHVLPTGFTPQTQPPQPSYDDYNLFLDDFSSAPHLLPPHFEPDHQMAMWSRAPTQMHQRGNSRPPSQFPSRFGSLAPDLRDVGESGTRTHDDPARAPSFRISAVDHNVIKNRIDEYSSVLPSDFVFPSRHTLTRFLEGYISGFHEHLPFLHLPSLTPPELAPELLLAILAVGAQYRFEFNRGYALWYAAKAVATEQIRRRHSSEVHALLPTASSYSPHSTRPSPSISYRHSFASAQSERPTTQDTHREPYSPNTPQARLETIQAVLLLFAVGLWGAKTILQDALSLQSTLAFLIREEGLSVETSQAVLSDWDAWIRLEGANRTKLIAYCFFNLCSTAYDMPPQLLTSELNLYLPLRSQLWRAESPWQWQEMRQTMPMAEITVHDAFSRLFGRASQGLPPNLSALGHYVLIHALIQHVYLLKQTCLSAGSPYDAQRTIKSEDVDEVTQALRVWQTSFEHRHQLKAAESGHYMSADSLTGGSLTFNATALLRLAYIRLNTDIPPSRSLETRDSMLISSALSTTPMLLRSVRLHRAVFQAVHALSMLVKAGVNYVARAKSTEWSIQHSLCNFECALLLAKWLLTLAAITPSDPAVSPEERSLLETVRRMLDETEFAVPIDPSLSGPGASGGQVDMASNDSAKLRQLASAVVRLWAETFKGTHVFDLVKVMGASLDGYADLVDKPPGRSSMGRIASDGGVA, from the exons ATGCTCCCGATCCACCACTCTCTGGAGGGCTCGCCCCCTcatgccaccgccgcgactcTTCTTGTTGGCGAGCCTGGCCAGAGCCGTGATCAGAAACCAAAGACATTGCCCTGCAAGTACTGCAACAAGCGCTTCCG ACGTGTCGAGCACGTTCAACGACATGAAAGAACCCACACAAAAGAAAAGCCGTTCGCCTGCGGTTGGGATCGATGTGGCAAGACCTTTGGACGTCG AGATCTTCTTGTCAGGCACGAAAAGCTCGTCCACCTCAACGATGGCACCAAGGAGAATAATAATCGCCCAAGGAAGCTATCTTCAGGGGCGTCCAACCACAAACCGTCTTTATCGGATGGCAATGTTGATACGGAAAGTGGCGGCTTGCATCAAGCGTCGTCTGCACGACCGTTGCCCCCGCCACCGCAGCATCAAACATCGACAGTCCAACAACAGCATTATCATCACGGGCCGCCTAGCCAAAATGGGGCGCCGGGACCGAACCCAAACGACCCCCGTGGTACGCCCCGGTCGGCTGCCTGTAATCTCGACGTGTTGTCAGATGCAGCACTGGCCACAGAGGTCTCGATGCCTGCCATGATGGGTGAGATGGGTCAGCATCACACTGGACATGTTCCGATGAAAGGCTTCGGGGAAACTATTGGAAGCTTCGTGGAGAGGCCGCGAGAtgaccaacaacaacacgtGCTGCCGACTGGTTTCACCCCACAGACGCAGCCGCCTCAGCCGTCGTATGACGACTATAACCTGTTCCTGGATGACTTTTCTTCTGCACCGCACCTCTTACCCCCTCATTTCGAGCCGGACCATCAAATGGCCATGTGGTCTCGCGCACCGACGCAGATGCACCAGAGAGGAAATTCCAGGCCTCCGTCTCAGTTTCCCTCTCGGTTTGGCTCACTCGCTCCAGATCTACGAGATGTTGGGGAGTCTGGTACCAGAACGCACGACGACCCGGCAAGGGCACCTTCTTTCCGCATCTCTGCTGTTGACCATAACGTCATCAAGAACCGAATCGACGAGTATTCTAGCGTGTTACCGAGCGACTTCGTTTTCCCATCCCGGCATACCCTAACCCGATTCCTCGAAGGCTACATTAGCGGATTCCACGAGCACCTTCCTTTTCTTCACTTACCATCATTGACGCCGCCGGAGCTGGCACCAGAGCTGTTGCTCGCGATTTTGGCTGTCGGCGCCCAGTACCGGTTCGAGTTCAACCGCGGATACGCCCTGTGGTACGCCGCCAAAGCCGTAGCCACGGAGCAGATCCGACGGCGACACAGCTCCGAGGTGCATGCTCTGCTGCCAACTGCATCGTCATACAGTCCACACTCGACACGACCGTCACCAAGCATCAGTTACCGCCACTCGTTTGCCTCTGCACAGTCCGAAAGACCAACAACCCAGGATACACATCGCGAGCCATA CTCCCCAAATACGCCACAGGCTCGACTCGAGACTATCCAAGCagttctcctcctcttcgccgtGGGCCTTTGGGGCGCCAAGACCATTCTCCAAGATGCCCTGTCCCTCCAGAGCACGCTGGCATTCTTGATCCGCGAGGAGGGCCTGAGCGTGGAGACCAGCCAGGCTGTGCTTAGTGACTGGGACGCGTGGATACGGCTCGAGGGTGCCAACCGGACCAAACTCATCGCTTATTGCTTCTTCAACCTCTGCAGCACCGCGTACGACATGCCGCCGCAACTTCTCACGTCCGAACTGAACCTCTATCTGCCTCTGCGCTCGCAGCTATGGCGTGCCGAGTCGCCCTGGCAGTGGCAAGAAATGCGGCAGACAATGCCCATGGCCGAGATCACCGTTCACGATGCGTTTTCGCGTTTGTTTGGCCGGGCAAGCCAGGGTCTGCCACCGAACCTCTCGGCACTGGGCCATTACGTTTTGATCCACGCTCTGATCCAGCATGTTTATCTTCTGAAACAGACATGTCTGTCGGCCGGCTCGCCTTACGATGCACAACGAACAATAAAATCAGAAGACGTTGACGAGGTGACGCAGGCTTTGAGGGTATGGCAGACGAGCTTTGAGCATCGGCATCAGTtgaaggcggccgagtcggGCCACTACATGAGCGCAGACTCACTGACGGGCGGCTCACTAACATTCAATGCTACGGCactgctgcggctggcgtATATCAGATTAAACACTGACATCCCGCCAAGCCGATCGCTGGAGACGAGGGACTCGATGCTCATTTCGTCTGCCCTGAGCACAACACCGATGCTGTTGCGCAGTGTGCGGCTACATCGGGCTGTATTTCAGGCTGTGCATGCCTTGTCAATGCTTGTCAAGGCGGGGGTGAACTACGTGGCGAGGGCAAAGTCGACCGAGTGGAGCATACAGCATTCGC TTTGCAACTTTGAGTGCGCTTTACTGCTCGCGAAGTGGCTGCTCACACTCGCCGCCATAACGCCCTCGGACCCAGCAGTATCGCCAGAGGAGAGGAGCCTCCTGGAGACGGTCAGACGAATGCTGGATGAAACCGAGTTCGCGGTGCCGATAGATCCATCGTTGTCGGGGCCGGGCGCGAGTGGGGGCCAAGTCGACATGGCAAGCAACGACAGCGCCAAGCTGCGACAGTTGGCGAGTGCCGTAGTGCGGCTCTGGGCGGAGACGTTCAAGGGAACACACGTTTTCGATCTGGTCAAGGTCATGGGCGCGAGCCTGGATGGATACGCGGACTTGGTTGACAAGCCGCCGGGGAGAAGTTCCATGGGCAGGATTGCGTCAGACGGGGGGGTGGCCTGA
- a CDS encoding uncharacterized protein (COG:S~EggNog:ENOG503Q42X), whose protein sequence is MDIRDLLVRHEKLVHLNDGTKENNNRPRKLSSGASNHKPSLSDGNVDTESGGLHQASSARPLPPPPQHQTSTVQQQHYHHGPPSQNGAPGPNPNDPRGTPRSAACNLDVLSDAALATEVSMPAMMGEMGQHHTGHVPMKGFGETIGSFVERPRDDQQQHVLPTGFTPQTQPPQPSYDDYNLFLDDFSSAPHLLPPHFEPDHQMAMWSRAPTQMHQRGNSRPPSQFPSRFGSLAPDLRDVGESGTRTHDDPARAPSFRISAVDHNVIKNRIDEYSSVLPSDFVFPSRHTLTRFLEGYISGFHEHLPFLHLPSLTPPELAPELLLAILAVGAQYRFEFNRGYALWYAAKAVATEQIRRRHSSEVHALLPTASSYSPHSTRPSPSISYRHSFASAQSERPTTQDTHREPYSPNTPQARLETIQAVLLLFAVGLWGAKTILQDALSLQSTLAFLIREEGLSVETSQAVLSDWDAWIRLEGANRTKLIAYCFFNLCSTAYDMPPQLLTSELNLYLPLRSQLWRAESPWQWQEMRQTMPMAEITVHDAFSRLFGRASQGLPPNLSALGHYVLIHALIQHVYLLKQTCLSAGSPYDAQRTIKSEDVDEVTQALRVWQTSFEHRHQLKAAESGHYMSADSLTGGSLTFNATALLRLAYIRLNTDIPPSRSLETRDSMLISSALSTTPMLLRSVRLHRAVFQAVHALSMLVKAGVNYVARAKSTEWSIQHSRASPPNHYCDIWLEVLAYVGLVCNFECALLLAKWLLTLAAITPSDPAVSPEERSLLETVRRMLDETEFAVPIDPSLSGPGASGGQVDMASNDSAKLRQLASAVVRLWAETFKGTHVFDLVKVMGASLDGYADLVDKPPGRSSMGRIASDGGVA, encoded by the exons ATGGACATCAGAGATCTTCTTGTCAGGCACGAAAAGCTCGTCCACCTCAACGATGGCACCAAGGAGAATAATAATCGCCCAAGGAAGCTATCTTCAGGGGCGTCCAACCACAAACCGTCTTTATCGGATGGCAATGTTGATACGGAAAGTGGCGGCTTGCATCAAGCGTCGTCTGCACGACCGTTGCCCCCGCCACCGCAGCATCAAACATCGACAGTCCAACAACAGCATTATCATCACGGGCCGCCTAGCCAAAATGGGGCGCCGGGACCGAACCCAAACGACCCCCGTGGTACGCCCCGGTCGGCTGCCTGTAATCTCGACGTGTTGTCAGATGCAGCACTGGCCACAGAGGTCTCGATGCCTGCCATGATGGGTGAGATGGGTCAGCATCACACTGGACATGTTCCGATGAAAGGCTTCGGGGAAACTATTGGAAGCTTCGTGGAGAGGCCGCGAGAtgaccaacaacaacacgtGCTGCCGACTGGTTTCACCCCACAGACGCAGCCGCCTCAGCCGTCGTATGACGACTATAACCTGTTCCTGGATGACTTTTCTTCTGCACCGCACCTCTTACCCCCTCATTTCGAGCCGGACCATCAAATGGCCATGTGGTCTCGCGCACCGACGCAGATGCACCAGAGAGGAAATTCCAGGCCTCCGTCTCAGTTTCCCTCTCGGTTTGGCTCACTCGCTCCAGATCTACGAGATGTTGGGGAGTCTGGTACCAGAACGCACGACGACCCGGCAAGGGCACCTTCTTTCCGCATCTCTGCTGTTGACCATAACGTCATCAAGAACCGAATCGACGAGTATTCTAGCGTGTTACCGAGCGACTTCGTTTTCCCATCCCGGCATACCCTAACCCGATTCCTCGAAGGCTACATTAGCGGATTCCACGAGCACCTTCCTTTTCTTCACTTACCATCATTGACGCCGCCGGAGCTGGCACCAGAGCTGTTGCTCGCGATTTTGGCTGTCGGCGCCCAGTACCGGTTCGAGTTCAACCGCGGATACGCCCTGTGGTACGCCGCCAAAGCCGTAGCCACGGAGCAGATCCGACGGCGACACAGCTCCGAGGTGCATGCTCTGCTGCCAACTGCATCGTCATACAGTCCACACTCGACACGACCGTCACCAAGCATCAGTTACCGCCACTCGTTTGCCTCTGCACAGTCCGAAAGACCAACAACCCAGGATACACATCGCGAGCCATA CTCCCCAAATACGCCACAGGCTCGACTCGAGACTATCCAAGCagttctcctcctcttcgccgtGGGCCTTTGGGGCGCCAAGACCATTCTCCAAGATGCCCTGTCCCTCCAGAGCACGCTGGCATTCTTGATCCGCGAGGAGGGCCTGAGCGTGGAGACCAGCCAGGCTGTGCTTAGTGACTGGGACGCGTGGATACGGCTCGAGGGTGCCAACCGGACCAAACTCATCGCTTATTGCTTCTTCAACCTCTGCAGCACCGCGTACGACATGCCGCCGCAACTTCTCACGTCCGAACTGAACCTCTATCTGCCTCTGCGCTCGCAGCTATGGCGTGCCGAGTCGCCCTGGCAGTGGCAAGAAATGCGGCAGACAATGCCCATGGCCGAGATCACCGTTCACGATGCGTTTTCGCGTTTGTTTGGCCGGGCAAGCCAGGGTCTGCCACCGAACCTCTCGGCACTGGGCCATTACGTTTTGATCCACGCTCTGATCCAGCATGTTTATCTTCTGAAACAGACATGTCTGTCGGCCGGCTCGCCTTACGATGCACAACGAACAATAAAATCAGAAGACGTTGACGAGGTGACGCAGGCTTTGAGGGTATGGCAGACGAGCTTTGAGCATCGGCATCAGTtgaaggcggccgagtcggGCCACTACATGAGCGCAGACTCACTGACGGGCGGCTCACTAACATTCAATGCTACGGCactgctgcggctggcgtATATCAGATTAAACACTGACATCCCGCCAAGCCGATCGCTGGAGACGAGGGACTCGATGCTCATTTCGTCTGCCCTGAGCACAACACCGATGCTGTTGCGCAGTGTGCGGCTACATCGGGCTGTATTTCAGGCTGTGCATGCCTTGTCAATGCTTGTCAAGGCGGGGGTGAACTACGTGGCGAGGGCAAAGTCGACCGAGTGGAGCATACAGCATTCGCGTGCGTCGCCCCCCAACCACTATTGTGATATTTGGCTCGAAGTGCTTGCTTACGTGGGATTAGTTTGCAACTTTGAGTGCGCTTTACTGCTCGCGAAGTGGCTGCTCACACTCGCCGCCATAACGCCCTCGGACCCAGCAGTATCGCCAGAGGAGAGGAGCCTCCTGGAGACGGTCAGACGAATGCTGGATGAAACCGAGTTCGCGGTGCCGATAGATCCATCGTTGTCGGGGCCGGGCGCGAGTGGGGGCCAAGTCGACATGGCAAGCAACGACAGCGCCAAGCTGCGACAGTTGGCGAGTGCCGTAGTGCGGCTCTGGGCGGAGACGTTCAAGGGAACACACGTTTTCGATCTGGTCAAGGTCATGGGCGCGAGCCTGGATGGATACGCGGACTTGGTTGACAAGCCGCCGGGGAGAAGTTCCATGGGCAGGATTGCGTCAGACGGGGGGGTGGCCTGA